A genomic region of Arachis hypogaea cultivar Tifrunner chromosome 5, arahy.Tifrunner.gnm2.J5K5, whole genome shotgun sequence contains the following coding sequences:
- the LOC112801463 gene encoding uncharacterized protein isoform X3, with protein MYSDMHGFDILSHMFNEEIPDLILFSDDPLPLFTAQENIIDSLDPLSLSCINFSESQMVADHCSNNHQHHLSLPHSYLQRSSSCKSFDRKPVFPPCEAHNDTLMDSPTSEWENDFFKGQIRRVFSAGDLQNMHATQTLQTDEPYLKVGRYSPQERKEKISKYRAKRSQRKFNKTIKQYACRKTLADNRVRIRGRFARNDDTSVIPKAPCSTSNTQQDQDEFWCRLK; from the exons ATGTATTCTGATATGCATGGTTTTGATATTTTGTCACACATGTTCAATGAAGAAATCCCAGACCTTATTCTTTTCTCTGATGATCCTCTTCCTCTCttcacagctcaagaaaacataATTGATTCTCTTGATCCTTTATCCCTTTCATGCATCAATTTCTCAGAGTCCCAAATGGTGGCGGATCATTGTTCCAACAATCATCAGCACCATCTAAGTCTTCCTCACAGTTACCTGCAGAGGAGCTCCAGTTGCAAATCGTTTGATAGAAAACCAGTTTTTCCACCATGTGAAGCTCACAACGACACTTTGATGGATTCCCCAACTTCTGAGTGGGAAAACGATTTCTTCAAAGGACAAATAAGGAGGGTCTTCAGTGCAGGAGACTTGCAG aacatgcatgcaactcaAACACTTCAGACGGATGAACCGTACTTGAAGGTGGGGCGTTACAGTCCCCAAGAAAGGAAAGAGAAAATCTCAAAGTACAGGGCCAAGAGAAGCCAGAGGAAGTTCAACAAGACTATCAAG CAGTATGCATGCCGAAAGACACTAGCCGACAATCGAGTCCGCATACGTGGCAGATTCGCACGCAACGACGATACCAGCGTGATTCCAAAAGCCCCATGTTCAACTTCAAATACACAGCAAGACCAAGATGAATTCTGG tgtAGATTGAAATGA
- the LOC112801463 gene encoding uncharacterized protein isoform X2 encodes MYSDMHGFDILSHMFNEEIPDLILFSDDPLPLFTAQENIIDSLDPLSLSCINFSESQMVADHCSNNHQHHLSLPHSYLQRSSSCKSFDRKPVFPPCEAHNDTLMDSPTSEWENDFFKGQIRRVFSAGDLQNMHATQTLQTDEPYLKVGRYSPQERKEKISKYRAKRSQRKFNKTIKYACRKTLADNRVRIRGRFARNDDTSVIPKAPCSTSNTQQDQDEFWIEMIEALNE; translated from the exons ATGTATTCTGATATGCATGGTTTTGATATTTTGTCACACATGTTCAATGAAGAAATCCCAGACCTTATTCTTTTCTCTGATGATCCTCTTCCTCTCttcacagctcaagaaaacataATTGATTCTCTTGATCCTTTATCCCTTTCATGCATCAATTTCTCAGAGTCCCAAATGGTGGCGGATCATTGTTCCAACAATCATCAGCACCATCTAAGTCTTCCTCACAGTTACCTGCAGAGGAGCTCCAGTTGCAAATCGTTTGATAGAAAACCAGTTTTTCCACCATGTGAAGCTCACAACGACACTTTGATGGATTCCCCAACTTCTGAGTGGGAAAACGATTTCTTCAAAGGACAAATAAGGAGGGTCTTCAGTGCAGGAGACTTGCAG aacatgcatgcaactcaAACACTTCAGACGGATGAACCGTACTTGAAGGTGGGGCGTTACAGTCCCCAAGAAAGGAAAGAGAAAATCTCAAAGTACAGGGCCAAGAGAAGCCAGAGGAAGTTCAACAAGACTATCAAG TATGCATGCCGAAAGACACTAGCCGACAATCGAGTCCGCATACGTGGCAGATTCGCACGCAACGACGATACCAGCGTGATTCCAAAAGCCCCATGTTCAACTTCAAATACACAGCAAGACCAAGATGAATTCTGG ATTGAAATGATTGAAGCGTTGAATGAGTAG
- the LOC112801463 gene encoding uncharacterized protein isoform X1, whose protein sequence is MYSDMHGFDILSHMFNEEIPDLILFSDDPLPLFTAQENIIDSLDPLSLSCINFSESQMVADHCSNNHQHHLSLPHSYLQRSSSCKSFDRKPVFPPCEAHNDTLMDSPTSEWENDFFKGQIRRVFSAGDLQNMHATQTLQTDEPYLKVGRYSPQERKEKISKYRAKRSQRKFNKTIKQYACRKTLADNRVRIRGRFARNDDTSVIPKAPCSTSNTQQDQDEFWIEMIEALNE, encoded by the exons ATGTATTCTGATATGCATGGTTTTGATATTTTGTCACACATGTTCAATGAAGAAATCCCAGACCTTATTCTTTTCTCTGATGATCCTCTTCCTCTCttcacagctcaagaaaacataATTGATTCTCTTGATCCTTTATCCCTTTCATGCATCAATTTCTCAGAGTCCCAAATGGTGGCGGATCATTGTTCCAACAATCATCAGCACCATCTAAGTCTTCCTCACAGTTACCTGCAGAGGAGCTCCAGTTGCAAATCGTTTGATAGAAAACCAGTTTTTCCACCATGTGAAGCTCACAACGACACTTTGATGGATTCCCCAACTTCTGAGTGGGAAAACGATTTCTTCAAAGGACAAATAAGGAGGGTCTTCAGTGCAGGAGACTTGCAG aacatgcatgcaactcaAACACTTCAGACGGATGAACCGTACTTGAAGGTGGGGCGTTACAGTCCCCAAGAAAGGAAAGAGAAAATCTCAAAGTACAGGGCCAAGAGAAGCCAGAGGAAGTTCAACAAGACTATCAAG CAGTATGCATGCCGAAAGACACTAGCCGACAATCGAGTCCGCATACGTGGCAGATTCGCACGCAACGACGATACCAGCGTGATTCCAAAAGCCCCATGTTCAACTTCAAATACACAGCAAGACCAAGATGAATTCTGG ATTGAAATGATTGAAGCGTTGAATGAGTAG